The Papaver somniferum cultivar HN1 chromosome 3, ASM357369v1, whole genome shotgun sequence genome includes a region encoding these proteins:
- the LOC113359810 gene encoding uncharacterized protein LOC113359810 produces the protein MIEQVLAQKQCREERLQVLAMKRSMDSPFVNEIRRFRPPANFVHPQFKELLDGKNGNPVEYFQHFQVLMSLWGYIDELLCRTFPVTLTGKALTWFSQLEPNSIANFGMLSDAFFEQYKINLGSKKGSDHLFGLRQETNESLAAFNQRFRQEVGELDVVDAGIIIEAYKNSFPYDEFGIFNSLTIQPVGSLKELYARTDSYARAEKEKRAKLSQTKGAAGMPSKVRHHPDEGSKKKNHESSKGRSEEENESKKGERREGVKFPSLNIGLGELHKKIRDSLPIPRPLFEDTNGKRDKNKFCAYHNDHGHTTDTCRTLASEVQKMVDEGKLQQYVKKDPSRINALNLQEILVSHAKIDSASRKAHDNATRLKIRQIHDWRISNKVDYVNLIGTETLE, from the coding sequence ATGATCGAGCAGGTGCTAGCTCAGAAACAATGCAGAGAAGAAAGGCTACAAGTCTTAGCGATGAAAAGGTCGATGGACTCACCTTTCGTCAACGAAATTAGGCGGTTCCGTCCACCAGCGAACTTTGTGCATCCCCAGTTCAAGGAGTTATTAGACGGAAAGAACGGCAATCCGGTGGAATATTTCCAGCATTTCCAAGTTTTAATGAGTCTGTGGGGATATATCGATGAGTTGTTGTGCAGAACCTTTCCTGTGACACTGACAGGTAAAGCTTTGACTTGGTTCTCACAGTTGGAACCAAATTCAATTGCGAACTTTGGAATGTTGTCAGACGCATTTTTCGAACAGTATAAAATCAATCTAGGGAGCAAAAAGGGGAGCGATCACTTATTTGGATTGCGACAAGAGACGAATGAAAGTCTGGCGGCTTTTAACCAGCGGTTTCGTCAAGAAGTTGGAGAACTCGACGTGGTTGATGCTGGAATCATCATTGAAGCATACAAGAATTCCTTTCCTTATGATGAATTTGGGATATTCAATTCCTTAACCATACAACCGGTAGGAAGCCTCAAAGAATTATATGCAAGGACTGATAGCTACGCAAgggcagaaaaagaaaaaagagcaaAGCTATCACAGACGAAGGGGGCAGCAGGAATGCCGTCCAAAGTAAGACACCATCCAGATGAAGGCTCCAAGAAGAAAAATCATGAAAGCTCGAAGGGCCGAAGTGAAGAAGAAAACGAGTCTAAAAAGGGGGAAAGGAGAGAAGGAGTGAAGTTTCCAAGCCTTAACATTGGACTAGGAGAACTTCACAAGAAAATCAGAGATTCTCTCCCCATCCCGAGACCGCTATTCGAAGATACTAATGGCAAAAGAGATAAAAACAAATTTTGTGCTTATCATAACGACCATGGGCATACCACGGATACTTGCCGAACGTTAGCATCCGAGGTCCAGAAAATGGTCGACGAAGGAAAGCTCCAACAGTACGTGAAGAAAGATCCATCGCGTATCAACGCACTGAATCTGCAAGAAATACTAGTAAGTCATGCAAAAATCGATTCTGCTTCAAGAAAAGCTCACGACAACGCAACGCGCCTGAAGATACGGCAAATACATGATTGGAGAATTTCGAACAAGGTGGACTATGTCAATCTGATAGGCACCGAAACTCTGGAATAA